One window of Acidobacteriota bacterium genomic DNA carries:
- the dprA gene encoding DNA-protecting protein DprA, with protein sequence MDDPRYPAWLRTVPDPPALLHVLGAAEALSHPAGAVVGARIATPYGLGVAKALGRDLVVAGYAVVSGGARGIDSAAHQGALDAGGVTVAVMGSGLDVPYPKENRNLFERIAVSGAVVSEFPFGTGPQPRFFPFRNRIIAGLGHGVVVVEGARESGSLITARLAADFGREVFAVPGPITSSLSDGPHELIQAGAKLVRRLGDILEELPFAPESHELRGLSGDPGDGSGADGAADINNDAVPGGAAILAALDAHRGSTADELSATLGLAPGELLGSLLELELMGRIQQWPGGRFVRKV encoded by the coding sequence TTGGACGACCCGCGCTACCCCGCATGGCTGAGAACGGTCCCCGATCCCCCGGCGCTGCTTCATGTCCTCGGCGCTGCCGAAGCGCTGTCACATCCGGCCGGCGCGGTCGTAGGCGCGCGCATCGCGACCCCGTACGGTCTCGGGGTCGCGAAGGCTCTGGGGCGTGACCTCGTGGTCGCGGGGTACGCCGTCGTCAGCGGTGGAGCCCGCGGGATTGACAGCGCTGCCCATCAGGGGGCGCTGGACGCGGGAGGCGTGACCGTCGCCGTCATGGGATCGGGCCTCGACGTGCCGTACCCGAAGGAGAACCGGAATCTGTTCGAGCGCATCGCGGTCTCAGGCGCCGTCGTCAGCGAGTTTCCGTTCGGAACCGGTCCACAGCCTCGCTTCTTCCCCTTCAGGAATCGCATCATCGCGGGGCTCGGGCACGGCGTCGTGGTCGTCGAGGGGGCGCGCGAGAGCGGCTCTTTGATCACCGCCCGTCTGGCAGCCGATTTCGGGCGCGAGGTCTTCGCAGTTCCGGGGCCGATCACCTCGTCGCTGAGCGACGGACCGCATGAGCTGATCCAGGCCGGGGCGAAGCTGGTGAGGCGCCTCGGGGACATTCTCGAGGAGCTGCCCTTCGCACCGGAAAGCCATGAGTTGCGGGGGCTTTCGGGCGATCCCGGGGATGGGAGTGGCGCGGACGGGGCCGCGGACATTAATAATGATGCCGTTCCCGGGGGCGCCGCCATCCTCGCGGCGCTCGATGCGCACCGAGGCAGCACCGCGGACGAGCTGTCCGCGACGCTGGGTCTGGCGCCGGGAGAGTTGTTGGGCTCGCTCCTCGAGCTCGAGCTGATGGGACGCATACAACAGTGGCCGGGCGGCCGGTTCGTCCGGAAGGTATGA